The sequence below is a genomic window from Chondrinema litorale.
GGAGTGCCGGTGGCCACATGACCAACAAGATTATCACTTTTACAGATCGTTTTAAAGCTGCCTCTTCGGGTGCTGGTGCTATTAACTGGATTGGCATGTATGCACAAAGTGATGTAAGAACTTACAGAACCCCTTGGTTTGGTGGTACTCCTTGGCAAAAAGATGCACCGATTGATAAATACTGGGATCATTCTCCGCTAAAAGATATTAGCAAAGTTACAACACCAACATTGGTAGTTGTAGGTGAAAGCGACCCAAGAGTGCCATTGCCTCAGTCTTTGGAGTTGTATCGTGCTTTAAGAAGTAATGGTGTACCAACACATTTATTAGTTGCACCAAGAGAGCCACACGGCTGGCAAGAATTAAGACACCGTTTGTACAAGATTAACATGGAATTAGATTGGTTTGCTAAATATGCACTAGACCAAACTTTCGAATGGGAAAAAGTGCCGGAAAAAGCTGATTGATGAAACCCTTTGACTTGTGAGAGGGGAAGTAAATATTGTATAAGTTAATTTTGAAATTGCAGGCAAACGCAGCATAAACACTGTTTTGCCTGCAATTTTTTTATGCGTAAATTAGAAAATGCTACTTAATGAATTTCCAGATTTATCGTGGATAAGAAAGCAATCCAAAAGTAATTTTGAAGACCAACGAGGTGTGAAAAATATTTTGCTGCCAGACAAAGGTTGGCCAGATGTAATTTTAAATACAAAGTCTTTTGGTGCAGAACGAAATGGTATACTGGCTCCCTTTAGTATTTTTATGAATCTAAAAGGCAACAGTAAAGTAGTAGCAGATGGCAAACAAGTAGAAATTACCGAAAATACTTTTTGTGTTGTAAACAAAGGGCAGCATTACGATTTAACCATTCCAGAAAGTTTTTCGCCCACCCACACATTTAATATACACTTTAGCGAAAAGCTGTTTTCAGAAACTTTGTATGCGCTTAGAAATTCGCAGAGTAATTTATTAGATAACCCTAATATGTATCAGCCAGTAGATCATCATGTATTTGTAAGGTCGAGTTGGAAAGATGCAAAGCAGACGCGTTTAATTAAGCAAATTATACAGTTACAAGCGCAAGCAACAGATTATGTTTTGGAAGAAGAAGCCATGCTGTTAAGCGCTTTTTTAGAAAATATACTAGAACAAACAGATAAAGAATATAAGGGTTTTGAAAGTATATCTTCCCAATCGAAAGCGACTAGAGAAGAATTAGTCAAAAGACTCTCTGTAGCTACCGATTATATGCATGCAAACTTTTATAAAAACATTTCTGTGGACGAGTTGAGTGCCATAGCTTGTCTTTCTAAATTTCATTTTATCAGAACTTTTAAAGCCGCTTTTTTCTGTAGTCCGCATCAATATATCATGAACTTGCGACTCCAAAAAGCAGAAGACTTACTTAAATATTCTAATAAAGAAATTGCCGAAATCGCTTTGGCTGTTGGCTTTGAAGAACCTAATTCGTTTTACAAATTCTTTAAAAAATACCGTAATTCTTCCCCTTTAGCTTATAGAAAAAGTAAATAGCAATTTTGGATAGTCATCTATGAGCATCATCCATTAATATTGAAATAAAAAAGCTATGGTTTTAATAGGTTTCTATCTCTTATCTGCAATAATGTTTTTTACAGTGTTTATGCTGTTTAAACTCACAAATGCACCACAAAAATTTTATATCCGATATGGTTTGGGCTTTCTGCTATGGTTGCTTTACGTAACTTTTATATCAGCATCAGGAATACTCAGTAATTTTAGTTTGCCACCAAGAATGCCCCTGTTAATTGTAATTCCGGCAATTGTGTTTATTATTTACATTACTTCCACAGATGTTTTTAAAAAGCTCATGCAGCATATTCCATTACATGTAATTATTTACATACAGTCATTTCGAATAGGAGTAGAGATTTTAATTTATGGCGCTTTTATCAATGGTGTTTTTCCAGAAAGAGCGACTTTCGAAGGTATTAATTACGATATTTTAGTGGGTATTTCTGCTTTAATAGTGGCTTTTATAGTACAAAAAAACAAGATTGGAACACAGGCAATTTTTATTTGGAATGTAGTATCACTGGCGATTCTAACTGTTACAGTTTATGCCTTTATCTCATCATATTACTTTAGCGATTTTCTGGAAGCGAATCAAAAACTAGCTTTCATTAAAATGCCTTATATATTGTTGCCATCGGTTTTACTTCCCTTTGCCATATTTTACCATGTAGTTTCTATTAGGCAGTTGGTGTTTAAGTTAATAAGAAGTTGATTTTGTATTATAAGTTGAATAGAAAATGATAGAAAAAAAGGTACTTGAACTTGTTTCTTCAATAGATGAATTTACTCAATTTGTTCATCATAAAATTGTAATGGAGGTTTTAAACTCAAAATTATATATTGAAGAGCCCAGAAAGTTTTTTTATACTGTGCTAGTTAAAAGCAATAATGGATTAATGGCTTCTAACCAGTTGATTGATAAATTTAATTCTCTTCCTCATATCCTTGATAGTTTATTCGTCATATTAAGATCACTACTCTCAGATACAATAACCTTTTATTATGTTTTACATAAAAGCTTTGAAAAGGAAAATTTAGAAGAAAACATTAAGAATTTATATTTTGATCATATTCGTTGGTCCTTAGAAAATGTGAAAAAAGTTCATAGAGTTATTTTTTCATTGAATGAGGAACAAGTTGATGAGGAAATAAATAAAATTAAAATGATAAATAAAGAATTTTTTGATGAAAATGGTGAACCTACTGTAGAAAATAAATCAATAATGCCTAGTGCTGCAATACGCTTTATCTTTAGTAACAATACTAAAAAATTGAATAT
It includes:
- a CDS encoding AraC family transcriptional regulator, whose product is MLLNEFPDLSWIRKQSKSNFEDQRGVKNILLPDKGWPDVILNTKSFGAERNGILAPFSIFMNLKGNSKVVADGKQVEITENTFCVVNKGQHYDLTIPESFSPTHTFNIHFSEKLFSETLYALRNSQSNLLDNPNMYQPVDHHVFVRSSWKDAKQTRLIKQIIQLQAQATDYVLEEEAMLLSAFLENILEQTDKEYKGFESISSQSKATREELVKRLSVATDYMHANFYKNISVDELSAIACLSKFHFIRTFKAAFFCSPHQYIMNLRLQKAEDLLKYSNKEIAEIALAVGFEEPNSFYKFFKKYRNSSPLAYRKSK